CCATCCCATAGGAGAGTGCCTGGCGGAGCAATTCTAAAGTGCTAACAGCAATTGACCAACCAACGGGAAAAGCCTCCTTGTTACTTCCTAGTTGGCTGCTACTTTCAAATATGGGCGAGCTCACACCGAGGCTCAGTCGTCCTCATGCGAGGCCTGCGGCGCACATCAAAAAacccaagtgcagtgtgaaaaggccttaacTCCATTTCACTGCTATGATGaaactaaaaatgaattttCTGACCTCAGCGAGGACCTCCACTCTCTTGCGTAGTATTCCCGAGATGTATCTTATGAGACCCCACTCCTTGCAGGCTCCAGCTTGCGCATACAGTTCCTCCAACAGGGTGCGCACACTCACCCAACCATGGCCTGGACCTGACACCTCAACCAGAAAATCAGCTCCTCTGACCAGCAAACACGAAAAATAACTTGTAAGTCAATCGATTCTTTTAATTGTCATCATTGCTGGTCTTTTTTTCCTTACTTCATCATATAGAGAATATAAAGGATGTCTGCTTGGTCCTGGAGAGTGGGACACTCCTTCAGCTGCCTCACCAACACTGCAAAATCCGTGTTCCCTTGGGCGTCTCGTGGCAGGTGGAGATCAGCTGCACTGCGACACTTTGTCcaataaatgacacattgaGTCAAGGTaaagctgttttgagtttttatttcatattcttgatattaactcattcactgccattgacgtaaaaaaatcatttggactatttctattagtttcacttttttgagtatgaaaacctagaaatcacccgatgcccctaatgaaaaaaaagattattaaaaattaggggcgtcagacaatcaaaatgttttattgtaattaatcgcatgactttaatagttaactcgcaattaatcatacattttatatctgttctaaatgtacaaattctaggttttcatactcttgttagcaaaagtggaaaaaataaaactaactagaaataattcaaatgaatttttgacgtctatagccgtcaatggcagtgaatgttaaGATCAATGGACTAAATAGTAGGTCTTCGTCCTCACTAAGAAGAAAACACAGAGTAAACCAGCGGGAAAAGCCTCACTTTTTACTTCCTGATTGGCTGCTACAAAGTTTGAAGATGAACACGGACCTTAACTGGATATTAAGGATTTTGAAAAACGGCTTCCCATACTGAGAGGGAAATTGAAAAATGGCAGGTTTACCTACCTTGTGCTGCTTCGCATGTGAAGCGGGCTGAGGAACTTCCAGCAGGTTGAGAGATTTGCGATGCTTGTTCATGAGAGGGGCAACTGGTAGATACATGGAAGACTCTGaaaaatttacaaatatgtttgtaaAATATGCTCACAGTGGCGTGGCAGTTTAAATAGCACCAaataacttttcaaccttaataaaatatttttataactcttctgatgaaacatggacttaaaactagttgaatggttggtacctttgccatggcctgagtgggtctgtatcatttttactgacactaagcaactttgaggaggatggtagtaacactgccacacaaaaaactacaaatttgctgactgctttatggcatacgtcacttccccccctttccccattcgctACAAAGACGGAAGACAACTTttctggcagaagctgcaaaataactgaaaagttttatctgtggagacaaaaaaaacaaaggacacTCAAGGACCAACATTGGCCTGGCTTTcgctcgctggcgtgagctcaaaaacaatgcaatgcccttgtcctcatgggaaatgtggtcttccttcaggcataacaataccgctcttgtccatatggcgttgtcataatcaacataaactttAAGTTCTtcagtgttgctttaaaaaatatgtaaaataataataataataataaaatagtttatttttcattattttccccTAGGCAGGTAGGGAGGCATGCACCTGACATGtaacttattttttgtttgcccCACTATTTTTTATGTCATATGTCAAAGACACATAATAGCAAACAAATATTCAGTCAATAATGCAATAATAGACAATTCCAACTTACTGGGCATGTTAAGACCTTGAACCTCGGCCATCAGAGACAGGATATCTCTGGTGGTGTGTTCAGCACTGAACACGTGGTGCTGCCCGCTCTGGATGGGAGGAAGATGACATCTGGTGGTGGTGCTGTGGAGGAGCTGCGTCAGGTATTGATCAAACATGTCGTCGGAACCTTCTAGAATGCATGGAAAACATTTGGTTAGCGATTCCACtcaaaattcagttttgtttttttttttaagtttggaaCTTTCAATGGGAAATAACATGCATGTAAACTTCCAATAAATATTGGCCTCATAATGTACCTGAAGGCTCGCACTGGCTGTATTCTTCGCCATAGTCTTTatcttcttcatcatcttcttctACTAAGCTGTCGTCGTTTTCTTCATCCAAGAAGCTGAGGCGAGTGTGAAAGGAAGTATTTTGTAGACTGGATAAGTCCGACATCTGGATCCTGAAGGCACAATAAATCTTAGATGTACTCAAATGACACAAATTTAGGAATATGGGGCCTTCTCTAAACTTTCTAATGCCCAACATTTCAATATGAAccacaaaacggccagcaggtgtttGATCCATAACAATTTCCAAGGGcgtatgcctttctgtgactctttgAGTCTCTCTGTATCACTGTTGATACACTTAACAGTTGGACATTGAAATtaagtcaaattaagttcacctgtaagaggttaaaatacattttagttcatcctgaaatttcaagATGAAATTTCGTATGTGAGACATGCGGAAACAGACCTTGCTCCACCAAAATAGCCATCCTGAAGCTTCCTCAGCGTTGCTAGGATACACGGATCAATTGCCTCTCCATCTTCAACTGGGAAAGTGACATAGTGTCAACTACATTCACGTCACTTGCAAAATGAAACCTTATCAGTACTaataaagtaacaacaaaaaacactcagGTTCACAACATTTACATTTGGACACAATGATTccaatcaaaaataaagaagatttttaaaaaaatgaatttcagCAGAAAACCTCCTTTATTAACGGTACGGGAAATGTGTTAAAAGATATGTTTACAATTTAACCGTCAaaatttactttacttttaaatTACTTGCACACGAATAGTTGGCTCTCTGGAGTGTCTGTCGAGCCATCAAATGGGAAAGGAagcaataaaataacatttttgtttgatgccAATTTCTGAAAATCTGCTGGGAGAAAACAATTTTTATGAAGTGCCATAAAAGgccaaaaataacaatgacctgTACCTCTCGCAGGTCTCAAAAACTCTCACATTTAACTAAAAACCCTCACACAAACATGAAACCctcatataaaaaaacaaatctctctccttctctcacccacacacatacacaaaaaaaactcacacacaacaaaatacacagatgcacacaaaaaatacacacaaaaactttCAGTTACAAAAAAACCCTCCCAGGATCCCAAAACTcctaacaaaaaaactctcacacgcACTAAAAACGCtcatataacaaaaatattttctcccacgtatgcacacacacacacacacacacacacacacaaacacacacacacacacacacacacacgcacacacacacacacacacacacacgcacacgcacacacacacacacacagacataaagctctgaaacaaaaacacaggcAAAAAACTCACAGCCTCCCAAAAACATCTCACAtatgacagggatgtgatttgaccaaagtgaaattatctgaaaatttagccgggagTCTGGGGggcgctggcacccagctaggtccagggcagtgccctggtggggggacaagggggcgaagccccccggagctcatgggttttccgtgtttttaagtactttcaatgcactcacatgacaaataaatagacaaaacaacagcataaattttcaatgtatattgaactatcccatataaaatggcagttttagtcaactcaaaatctgtcacattcaaaaacattggactgcctttgcttttaaaaactatcactgagaatatcatcacatctaactaatgtgattactaagttaacacataaataatgttgaagagttcaaatttcatgaacaaataattgtatcatgaccaaatgaaaagtaactcatattagagcataccacaaatgtctgttatagcagaagatgttatctgtcggagtcatgtgcatacacaatgaactacaaaaaaaaaaaaaaaaaaaaatctgatttttttttttttgggggggagataaaaaaagcagaattccgcgaattagcggaaaaatcacatccctgatatgaATAATTCTTATGACACaaaacacgcatgcacacacacgcaacaaaaaaaagttttaaactcCCCAAAACCAACATTTTACACGCATACAAAAATCTCTGACACTTTGCAAAATACCTCTCACATGCAACATTCACAAACATATAAAAAATGCTTGACCATTAACCAAAATAAGTGTCTTTTTCACTCttaaaaacaacccccaaaaaactcccGCTTAATGAAATCTTCCATACATACCTAAACACCTCTCACACGCACCAAAAACTCTCCTTTTTCATCAAAATCtcatacacagacagacaccaaagacacagtcagacacagtcagcaaaaaaacaacaacaaaactttcaCACCATCAAAAAAAacgcacgcacccacacacacacacacatcaataaAGGGACATATTTGCATCAGCTGATCTAATGCCCTTTCATAAATTAACCTGCGTTATGGTCTTTGATAGCCAACTACCGTaagttctttctttaaaatttctTTGCATTCAGACACAATTTCAGAAGGGTATTGTAATTTGTTCTTAGGTGAAAGGACTTTAGAGGCTGTTTAATTTACCCAGCATGCTGCGAGTGATGGGAAAGGTCAGGGTAGGTCGTCCTGTCATCCTCCAGCAGGAGGAAAGATAGGCTACCTCCGTACGCAACATCTCCACGATCATCTGGTTGTCCAGGGCCAAGTAGAAATGATGTTGATCCAGAAACTTCGCAGCAGGAGAAGACAGGATTGTGAACAGCACAGTGGAAGTGTAACGAGGAAATATTGAAGATGAAGCTTGTTGAACCTGAGGGGTGAACATGTAAGAGCGGTTCCTGATCTCGTAAAATTTGGATGTTCCCAAAACTCCGATGTGCCTGTAGGGTCTGCCACTCAAATTCAGCTTCTTGCAATTCCCTGTGGCATTGAGACACGGAAATTGGATCAGGATCAAGTGTCACATATTTGACTATACTTTGAAAGAAACAACAATTGGACCTGTTTAGTGTTTGATTGGAATCgtcagaaaataggcaaaaatgctgATCAGTTTTCCATGAATGTGGTTTTTACTTGAAACACAAGCATCATTACTTTGCTGAATAATGCATGGCTGACTATACATAAACATTAAgaaaccatttttttgttgGCATTTGTGTTCAGGTACCCAGTCGAACATAAATGTGGCTCAGGATGCGAGCAGGCAGGACCCTGATTGGTAGAACCTCGGACAACGTTTGGACCTTTATCTCATGCTGGCTCAACAAGGTCCGGATGTCCTCAGATTCTGCTAAGACACAAACTGACCCAAACACAagttcaaaaatgtcattatgaAAAGGGGACATTTGTATAAGCATTTATTCTAATATTCTTCATATCCAGCCTCATGTACTAGTACACTTTTTGTCTTCACTCgtaagacaattcagtgcactaTTAGAAAAACTTGTTCCACTACTACTTCCATACATTTATAAGATTTGCCATCAAACCAACCTTGCACCACAACATCTGGCTTTAAATTTGTCGAGAACCTCCTGTTGAGAGGATCGATCTCTCCTGGTGCCAAAAAGCCCTTCAAACACAACGCAAATACATTAAATTTGGAAAACAGTATTGGCAGGTAACAACACAAGTGGTGCTCAGGTTTCTATGCTACATTCAGCTACCTCAGCCAAAAGGCAGCCCAGGATGTACAAGGATTGTCCCCACATGTGAGGCACCTGGCCCATGGCTTCTCGGTCCACAGAGTGGGGATTGCCGTACTCCTCCTCAACCTGAAATCCAATACACACTCATTCTCACGTCatgtcacaataataataataatcaatctCAAGTATAAAGACAGAGAGATTCTTATCAATGTACTTGTGCACTCTTTAGTATAACAATtccactatctatctatctatctatctatctatctatctatctatctatctatctatctatctatctatctatctatctatctatctatctatctatctatctatctatctatctatctatctatctatctatctatctatctagctatgtgaagagggtcttctgtccagatttagtcataactgtttcaattttttatttcctcagtagaacttttatctgtggatgtgtctttgtgagtgatgtcgcaatttctgccaagtgtctgtaatcaatgatgtgtttaaagtcttatcgtcatgactgggacctaatcaatttccacaacaatgtaatcaatgatgtttttaaagtcttatcgtcatgactgggacctcatcaatttccacaacaatgtaatcaatgatgtttttaaagtcttatctcatgtccggtgaactccaggtgggctgtatGGGTGGGGCTTTTGtgataccgcccttcaagatagtttAAGAAGGTTGTAAGCGTCTGTAatcgacacacttgcgagaggaatgCAGcaatttgtctgtaaacttgcttgtgtccggaatattctgtaaaataaaaccttcgaaggaactgttcaccgatctccagcctgtattcagataatcaacattctctctacccgaaagaaaacgaacacgcgaagaaaatgattattttcttcaacattaGCTAtttttctagctagctagctagctattttttCTAGTTAGCTATttttctagctagctatctcaaTGGAGCAATACCTTGTCACTTGGCACAACATAAAGTTCGGGCAGCAGTTTGATGCCATTTTTCCCCCGGATCAAAATGCCCTCCAGTGCCTCACGATACTCCTGTACCTGAACACAACATACAAAGTTTTTATCCAACATTACAGTACATCCGTAGCcagtcattaaaataaaaaaaattccatcacTGATGTAATGAGGATGTCTTTCTTACCTGCACTTGGTCTCCTGTAAAGATACCATCAATAATGAGGTAGGTCCAGAAGACCGGCCACTCGCATTCAATATTTTCAAACAGCTTCAGCTCAGCAGGATCATAATGCAGCCGGGTTGGGTCCTGCGAGACAGGACAAAATATTGGATTCACAATGTAGATACAGTACATATGCGATATAATTCGTTCAGATCTAATACAAGAACTGTATGAGTCATATGAgtatgatgaaaacaaaactgtgAGTGCACAGCCAGGAAGCAATTACACTGTTCTGTTCTTATTTCACACAGTATTATGTAATAATGCCTAAGCCATTCTTATAATATTTAGGCTTCAAATTAAAGAGTGTTGAAAATCTCACCTCTTTAGGACAATGATATCCATCCCTGATGAAGCGGCAACAACCATAGCGTCCCTGACACAGAATACAAATTTAGCGATATTACGTAAGGATAATACAATGCATCTTTGTTGAgccaagacacttttttttttaccaagacaCATATTCTATATTGGAAAAATCTCATGGAACCCCACCaaagaaaaatcacacaaaatgtatgtaGGCTACAAGTATACTAAAATAATGATCTCATCTCAATTCACCCACAAATTTACTTACTATAGGAAATCtgggcctgttttttttttttttttccccaaagctACTCCTGTATTTGGTTGCGTGAATGGAAACAGGCGGTCATGCTGGTTAATAATACATGCTGCTACCTAGTGGaacataatttcattgttctgcctATTACTTTACATAGCTGGGGTAGAGAGATGAACAAAGAAAGATGCATTATTTGATGTGaataaatgatatttttggCCAATTAAGAGACATTGGATCATTGGAATCACTGTAAAAATACACCCTTTCTGAATAGAATTTACAAAATGTGGTCTTAATAGTACCTGTAATTTACCGATGATCTCCGACTTGGTGATGGCCACCAATTCCGCATCCTCCACTGCAAATGCAGGGAAGGAAATAATAGACAGGAGGCCGGCATCTATCTCCTTGGAAGTAGAAGCTCTGGGCAGCATGGAGCACAGGATGGACTAAAGTGTGTCAAAAGAGACAatataacagattttttttttcatgcatttacTTGAAAATCTAGGACAGCAGTAATGGCACATGCTCTCCAGCTCTCTGCGTATGGAAAACTGTTTGATCATTCATtcaatatccttgatatccaatAGGAAAagtctagtaaaaaaaaaaaaaaaaacatcttaacaATAATAGTCTCCACATGatattgttattaatattgcatttgtggagtatgaattGTATCCACCTAAgggagtggccattttgccacttgctgtccaatgaaaatgACCTTACAGTGCCTAACCTAAACCATGTACTATTTGACCATTGCATACTACTCGTAATACTATTgacattacaaaatatataacATTCTTTAACATAGCACTTCACTAGTAGGACTATCAACCAGACTACAATTTTGTCTTACTAGTGATATAGTTTCCATACTTGCACATGCTTAGCAGGTTGAAGGCACATTGTACCTGACAGTGTTCCACTTCATCGGGAAGAACATGGATGACGGACTTTGGGCCACCGTGGGCACCGAAAAGATCCAGCTCGTCAATAGCCTCAAGAGCTGCCTGGAAgcccacaaaacaaacacacattggaTTGGTTTATATTTCACATTAGATTGTGCAATACCTAATGCAGTGATTCCAACCAATGTACAAATAATATTTCCTTATCATACTGACAGCCAGAACAGTTGTATAATAATCCAATCGATAACAGaatgtacattttgtttattggtGTGCTATAAGATTTTTCAAATggaaaatatgtgccttggctgaataaataaatgaattgatCTGTGAATGTAAATAGCGGGAATCCCCACAAACAAACCACAAGTAAACAACGTCCAACACCCTTCAAAGGGGTTTGTAATTGCCtagagatgccacaagatggcagcaaagtgcTACATTTCTTTTCTAAACAAAGCTCCTCAAATTACTTCAAATTGTTTCCTTGGGACTAAGAAGTGAACAaatggcacacacaaaaaattctaaataaaggCGGATCGTTTCCCCCTCAAAAAATCTCATGTTAGGCAACCCCAAGATTAACGGACCACGAATATGCGGGTTTCATTGACATTCTGATTTGCGATTAAAATACCTTCGCAATTCCGACAGAGCTCCCGTTGAGCTCAGGGATGCCCTGATTGGTTTTGTCACCTCGCTCCCACATCCCATAATCCTTAAAGAGAGCAACAGGCCTTGAttcaaaatgtcttcatttCTCAACAtttccaccccccccaaaaaaatcatgatgCTTACCGCAACCTTGTACGCAGCCTCGATGTAGAAGACCAAGTTTTGGATAAAAGCCACCTCATCAAAGTTTGAGATGATGCGTAGACCTGCGTGACCACATGAAGTTTTAGGCTCTAtgacaggggtgctcaagttgggtcctcgagagcccctatccagcctattttccatgtctctctccactaacacacctgattcatgatcaggatcgttatcaggcttctgcaaagctttctgatgagctgatcattagattcagctgtgctgcaggagggaaacatggctggctggataggggctctcgaggacccaacttgagcacccctgctctatgATATGATGGCCAAAGAACTGAGCCATTtgaacatgaatacaaaaatatatatgccgCAAAATAACATTTACCTCTTACATACACCAAACAACGTCTCTAATAGCAAAAACACACTcacttttaagacaaaaaaaaaaactctcatacACCATTAAACTTCTCatacacactaaaaacaaaaaaaacttggtttcTCTAATTCACCGAAAGACTTATTTTTTGGCAAGTGAGCGAAATTGTTTTGGATTGTTTCCTGTGTGtgttgtgaggtttttttttttgcaaaggatatttgataccactttttctcACACTGATACTAGTatcagtactcaactcttgggcagtcaccgataccaggtaccgataccactagtacttttgatagtTGATACATTAAATTCCctctcctccaaaaaaaaaaacaatgacaaatgattttaaataaatacctatacatcccaatatagcaattttccttaaaattgtttgaaatgaatggcacttTTCTATTCTTTCATTCTCGAGTTCCTGCTTGTTAAATGGCCACAAGTGGGCAGCTGATCAGCCACTGACGCAGTTGGTATCAGTTCTGAGTATCTGTCCTCGCCCTCGAGTAACTGAAAGTTTTTTGTATGAGTGAGAGATTTATTGGTGAATGTGAGAGTTTCTTAAGTAGTAGACGTTATTACTAGCCTACATACGACACCTCCTACAAACAAAGCCAAGTCCCAAACCTGATGCCGTCATCTGTGCCAACATCAGCAAATAAATGGAGGTGGCATCCACCTGAAGATGACCCCATTGGTCGTCTCCCACCACTGTGGCACAAGTGGGCGTATCATATTTGGCATGCAAACAATCCTCGGTACTCTGAGTGTGTTTGAACTTCTCCACCTTGGCAacctgaaaaacaaacacacggtGAAGTTACAGCACAGCTATCTTATCCCTTACATTTTCC
This portion of the Vanacampus margaritifer isolate UIUO_Vmar chromosome 4, RoL_Vmar_1.0, whole genome shotgun sequence genome encodes:
- the LOC144049948 gene encoding phosphorylase b kinase regulatory subunit alpha, liver isoform isoform X1; translated protein: MRSRSNSGVRLDGYARLVQETILCHQNPVSGLLPASAQKKDAWVRDNVYSILAVWGLGMAYRKNADRDEDKAKAYELEQSVVKLMQGLLRCMIRQVAKVEKFKHTQSTEDCLHAKYDTPTCATVVGDDQWGHLQVDATSIYLLMLAQMTASGLRIISNFDEVAFIQNLVFYIEAAYKVADYGMWERGDKTNQGIPELNGSSVGIAKAALEAIDELDLFGAHGGPKSVIHVLPDEVEHCQSILCSMLPRASTSKEIDAGLLSIISFPAFAVEDAELVAITKSEIIGKLQGRYGCCRFIRDGYHCPKEDPTRLHYDPAELKLFENIECEWPVFWTYLIIDGIFTGDQVQVQEYREALEGILIRGKNGIKLLPELYVVPSDKVEEEYGNPHSVDREAMGQVPHMWGQSLYILGCLLAEGFLAPGEIDPLNRRFSTNLKPDVVVQVCVLAESEDIRTLLSQHEIKVQTLSEVLPIRVLPARILSHIYVRLGNCKKLNLSGRPYRHIGVLGTSKFYEIRNRSYMFTPQFLDQHHFYLALDNQMIVEMLRTEVAYLSSCWRMTGRPTLTFPITRSMLVEDGEAIDPCILATLRKLQDGYFGGARIQMSDLSSLQNTSFHTRLSFLDEENDDSLVEEDDEEDKDYGEEYSQCEPSEGSDDMFDQYLTQLLHSTTTRCHLPPIQSGQHHVFSAEHTTRDILSLMAEVQGLNMPKSSMYLPVAPLMNKHRKSLNLLEVPQPASHAKQHKCRSAADLHLPRDAQGNTDFAVLVRQLKECPTLQDQADILYILYMMKGADFLVEVSGPGHGWVSVRTLLEELYAQAGACKEWGLIRYISGILRKRVEVLAEACTDLISHHKHITVGLPPEPRERVITIPLPPEELNALIFEASGQDISVAVLTQEIMVYLAMYVRSQPALFGDMLRLRIGLIMQVMATELARSLRCSGEEASESLMSLSPFGMKNLLHHILSGKEFGVEKSMRPIQSTATSPAISIHELGHTGATKTERSGIHKLKSEIRQLDDSRPLSILSGSLSTCSNVTSPRSTRCSSPSTPSGMLSPVGSMQGDGQLHWEERQGQWLRRRRLDGAINRVPVGFYQKVWKILQKCHGLSIDGYVLPSSTTREMTAREIKFAVQVESVLNHVPQPEYRQLLVETLTVLGLVADVDVDSIGGVIHVERILHMANNMFISDQKSHSACDYFLEKEPATGICNFFYDSAPSGRYGTMTYLSKAAMTYVQDFLPGSSCLMQ